Proteins from a genomic interval of Zingiber officinale cultivar Zhangliang chromosome 2A, Zo_v1.1, whole genome shotgun sequence:
- the LOC122040093 gene encoding metal transporter Nramp5-like encodes MEAAREITRESARERGSNRVACVQEEDGENIDVERPCKQVDEQQQHQKSGWKKFLAHVGPGFLVSMAYLDPGNLETDLQAGANHKYELLWVILIGLVFALIIQSLSANLGVSTGKHLAELCKSEYPKYVKYCLWVLAELAVIAADIPEVIGTAFALNILFHIPLWAGVLITGLSTLMLLGLQRYGVRKLELLIAVLVLILAACYFGEMSYVKPPAAEVMKGLFVPRLGGNSATSDAIALLGALVMPHNLFLHSALVLSRKTPPSVKGVNDACRFFFLESGFALFVALLINIAVVSVSGTVCAADNLSADDADRCDDLTLNSASFLLKNVLGKSSSIVYGIALLASGQSSTITGTYAGQYIMQGFLDIKMRMWVQNLMTRCIAIGPSLIVAIIGGSAGAGRLIIIASMILSFELPFALIPLLKFSSSSTKMGPHKNSIYVIVVSWILGFGIIGINIYFLSTSFVGWLIHSSLPKAATVFVGIVVFPFMVAYVLAVIYLTIRRDTAVTFVDKPDASQVEMESGVRSSDGNKGTEVVPYRDDLADIPLPD; translated from the exons ATGGAAGCAGCGAGGGAGATCACAAGAGAGAGTGCTCGTGAAAGAGGTAGTAACAGAGTTGCATGTGTTCAAGAAGAGGATGGTGAAAACATCGACGTGGAGAGGCCATGCAAGCAAGTTGATGAGCAGCAGCAACACCAG AAATCTGGATGGAAGAAGTTCCTTGCTCACGTTGGACCCGGATTCCTGGTGTCGATGGCTTACCTTGATCCGGGGAATT TGGAAACCGATCTACAAGCAGGAGCTAATCACAAGTACGAG CTCTTGTGGGTGATACTGATTGGTCTCGTTTTTGCACTGATTATACAATCATTATCGGCGAATCTCGGTGTGTCTACAG GAAAGCACCTTGCGGAGCTGTGCAAATCAGAATACCCCAAGTACGTTAAGTACTGTCTTTGGGTGCTGGCAGAGTTAGCAGTGATTGCTGCTGATATACCTGAAG TGATAGGAACTGCCTTTGCGCTCAACATCTTGTTCCATATCCCACTGTGGGCAGGTGTGCTTATCACAGGCCTGAGCACTCTGATGCTCCTTGGCCTTCAGAGATATGGA GTCCGGAAGCTTGAGCTTCTAATAGCAGTGCTGGTGTTAATCTTGGCCGCCTGCTACTTTGGAGAGATGAGCTATGTAAAACCCCCAGCTGCTGAGGTGATGAAGGGGCTCTTTGTGCCTAGGCTCGGCGGCAACAGTGCTACCAGTGATGCGATAGCGCTCCTGGGCGCCCTCGTCATGCC GCACAATCTGTTCCTGCATTCGGCTTTGGTGCTCTCAAGGAAGACTCCCCCCTCTGTCAAAGGCGTCAAT GATGCATGCAGATTCTTCTTCCTCGAGAGCGGTTTCGCGCTGTTTGTTGCATTGCTGATCAACATTGCTGTGGTCTCTGTCTCTGGGACTGTCTGTGCTGCTGATAACCTCTCTGCTGATGATGCTGATAGATGCGATGATTTAACTCTCAATTCAGCATCATTCTTGCTCAAG AATGTCCTGGGGAAATCTAGCTCAATAGTCTACGGGATTGCATTGCTGGCCTCCGGACAAAGCTCTACAATAACAGGCACATACGCCGGCCAATATATCATGCAG GGTTTCTTAGACATCAAGATGAGGATGTGGGTTCAGAACCTGATGACTAGATGCATCGCGATCGGTCCAAGCCTCATCGTCGCGATTATAGGAGGCTCTGCTGGAGCAGGAAGGCTTATAATTATCGCATCG ATGATACTTTCCTTTGAGCTGCCTTTTGCTCTCATCCCTCTGCTCAAGTTCAGCAGCAGCAGCACGAAGATGGGGCCTCACAAGAACTCAATTTAT GTGATCGTGGTCTCGTGGATCCTCGGTTTTGGAATCATAGGAATCAACATCTACTTCCTGAGCACAAGCTTCGTGGGATGGCTCATCCATAGCAGCCTTCCGAAGGCTGCCACAGTCTTCGTTGGCATCGTCGTGTTCCCTTTCATGGTGGCCTACGTCCTGGCCGTCATCTACTTGACGATCCGAAGGGATACGGCGGTGACATTTGTGGACAAGCCCGATGCGTCCCAGGTAGAGATGGAGAGTGGAGTGCGTAGTTCGGATGGCAATAAGGGCACTGAAGTGGTTCCGTACAGGGATGACCTCGCCGATATCCCTCTTCCTGACTAA